TACAGGACACTAAGGATATCCAATAGCATACATGATGTGGTTCAATACATTTTAAGTAGGTTAAGACATGTATTTTGTTGAATATAAATTGCTTGCTCACTAAAACTTTGTTAATCTTCGctcattttcttcaattttgatGAAACATACTTTGTTTTTCCTTCTGGCCCATGTCAAATTCGTGACTAGGGAGTACACTAATTTGTGTAGGATTATTGTCGGGTGCTCTGAAGGAATAGCAACGATGGAAATTAATTTCCTTGAACTCTCCATTGCAAGCAAAGGACGAATGCAGATAATGCCATGAACATGAAATGGCATTTGTTATTACTACAAATCGTTTGAGTTGCAACGACAAAATAGCGGGTACACAAACAGCTGGATGTTTGAGTCAACCGAATGGATTTGTTTCTTTATATTTCGTTTTGGAACTTGTGTGGTGGAGTGTGTATGGTGAACTATTTGTAGAATCGTCGTTAAGCCACATCAGACAGACTGATCGATCAGAATTTTTGTTAACTGGTATTCTTCTCCTCTCCTCTTTGGAAGCCTTTGCTGCGTTCACGCAAGTTCCTCCTGCGCTTTCATTTGCTTTGTCATTTTAGCTGCAGTGTAGGAAATACAAAATTGCTGCCATGGTAATTTCTTGGCTCCTCGTCCTTCCTCATCCATATGAATGTGTAATTCAATTTTGTTTGCGTCCCAAGTTCTGTGAAATATTACCAACAGGAAACATGAAAGACTTCAGACTTTGGGATAATAAACCTGTTCACAATTCAAGATTTATGAGATACGGAGTTCGATGAAGCTTCTGCTTTTTCATTAGTCTTATGAGGTTTGGTTAAAGTCGTGAGGTTTCAGGCCAATCGAATCTAATTCAAGAAGTTGCTAGGCTACAATCAGTGCTGCAACCGACTTTGTGCTGTCTCCACCGTAATAAGCATGTACAAAAACATAAAGGTATCACACTCACAGGTACTCCGCTTATTCATCATTACTCGCCTATGACAGATAAGCAAAAACTCAACCTAACCTTCCATCCATCTTATACAGAGATCAACAGCGCAGCAACAATAGTACGAATTGAGAACTAGAGATTGTCAAAGTGTCAAAGCAGCtggttcgtttcgtcgtaaacgatcgtggattatttactgctggctggtttggtgtgagagaaaaatactgttccagcttataatccacgatcgtatacgagcaagcgaacaggctgtcatGCTACCATCCAACATAAATTGCAACTACTGTCACACCAAACTCATCTCAACTGCATCACCAAAAGGGAGTGGTAGGCTGGTAGCCGCCATTGTCACCTGCTACTTCCTAACCATCTAAACCCACCTGCTGGTGCTAGCTCAGAGCTCCTGCTTGGCGAGGATCTGCTCAATCCAGAGCGCACGATGCTGTTCAGACATCACCAGAAACATCATCCCACGGGGTCTGCCCTCGTTGAGGTAGGAGAGGGCAGCCAGAAGCTGCTCCTCAGTGAAGCCAGGGACGCCCATCACAGTGGGGTACAGATCAGGGTGTGGTTCGACTGGAGCAGTGGCAGCGCGAACAGCAGATGCGAGACCAACAATGGCGTCATGGAGTAGAGCAAACTGCTGGGCGCTGTACTTCCTGCGCCTCCTCGTCACCACAATGTAGGACACTGCAGCTGCTGCCATAGCACCAGCAAGAAGGATCAGCCGCCGTCGACGACGTAGCCAGTCCACCTACAAGGGGTGTCCCAAAACTGCATCAGGAAGACGCAAATGGTCCAAAATAAGCAGCTCAATTTGTACACCAAAGGGATTGGTTTGCCTCTTTACACTGCTGCTCTGGCAAGCATCAATGGAATCCCTAAAATCCCAAATGACAATATGCTAGGTAGCACATGCTCACATTGCAATGAAATTATGGAACCAAGCTCTGAATTTTTGTCAGCACCCCTACTCCTTCTGCTCTGAAACCTACCTCCGATGAAGCGTCCACAAGCAAGCAGGCCCGGCCCGGCCGCGAACGCCGGCCCAGTGTCAAGATATCTGGCCCAGAGTGGCAAGGCTAGTGGTATAAATACCAAGTCGGAGAAAGAGAGAAGCAGACCAATGTAGCTGGTTATTTCATTTACTCCCTCTGTTCAAATTTAATTGCACGTTTATAGTTTAAAAAAAATCCCAAAATAAAGGGATTCGATGAGGAACAGTGCTGGTCTCCGTACGTACAATCTATGCTAGCGTAAATGCCACTCTGGAACCATCGAtggagaaaataaaaaaaacttgtaTGCTCAATTACGTGGAATGCTCTCCACCACTCGTTTGCTGGCTCCAGGCGGCAGCCGCACCAACTGCACTGTCAATCTTCGTACGGCGAGAAATGACAGCTACACTTTCTAGGGGCAGAAATGTAATTTCACATCTACAGTATTTTTCGTTTGAATCCTAAACGTGCTTTTAttgttggacggagggagtacttgccAAGCACTTATCTGTATTAGTAAAAATTACATTACGTACCTATATTCCTGTTCTTCTTCCTGAGCAAGCAATTCCTGCTCGGATTTCGCCTCCTTCGATCCTTCTCGCCTTCCCTGTTCGCTCCGCCTTGATCCGGCAATGTAATCCCCGACGGCTGGTTGATCCTCGTCCTCACTTCGATGTGGTTCGCGGGACCCCGTAGGTCCGTGCCGAGGTCGTTGTGATCGGCGGCGTGAACTCCCAATCGAGCTGGAACCCCACGAAATCCACCACGATCACTTCACCCGTCTCCGCCGATCCCTAGGCGCTACGGATCCCCAACTGAAGATCATCCTCGATGAAACCCAGAAGTTGAAGACCGGCTTCAATCGCCGGTTCGATGAGCAAGAGGAGCAGTGGACGCGCCGGTTCTCCGACCTCGGCAAATCCCGCGTAGAGCGCTCCGCCGCCGTCGACAAGCATTTCGAAGCCCTCGAATCCACCTGCTCCACTATCTCCACCGACATCAGCAAGCGGATCTCTGATCTGGAGGCCACCCGTGGCGCCCAGGCCGACCCCGAGCGCGACGACCGCGTCACCGCCCTGGAGGTCGCCACCACGGATCTCGGAACATGGCGCCCGGAGGTGGAagccctcgtcgacgacctccGGATCGAGGTGAAGAAGCTGTCACAAGGTTATGACCGCAAGGTGTTCGACGCCCCGCCTCAATGGCTTAGCGTCAGCACCTCACCCACATCGGCCGCCGTCCGCACCTCCGCTGGACCGTCCGGTGTCACACCCAGTGGGCACGGCGATGCATCGTCTCACCGGGATGTTGGGTTTGGGTCTGTCATGACTTGACCAATGTCCCGGTCACGGGTAAGCATCCGGACCTTCCCCCAGTTTCGTCAATGCATTTTCCATCTGTTTCCACATCGATGCCATGTCCCCCACCTCCACTTTCGTAtcgtcctccaccaccaccaccagtcacCATTCCTCCACGCCCTCCCTTTCACCCACCACCATATCAATCCCCCACAACCACTATGCCTAACTCAGCTCACCAGCACAATGGCCGCCTGCCTAAGCTTCCCTTCAACAAGTTCAACGGAGAGAACCCCCGCCTTTGGCGTTCTAATTGTGAGAAATACTTCACTATGAACAATGTCTATCCTGCTGTTTGGGTCAGTGTTTCCTCCATGTATTTGGAAGGCGACGCTGCCTACTGGTACGAGTCCATTGACAACACCCCAGCCATAGCTACCTGGCAAGCCTTCTGTCAGGCTTTGCATTCCCGCTTTGGCCGTGATCAACATGCAGTTTTCATCCGCCAACTATTCCAGATTAAACAGGCAACCACCGTCACAGATTATGTGGAACGCTTCACTAAACTTGTTAATCAACTCAAAGCCTACTCCTCCACAACCGACCCCCTCTTTTACACCATGCGGTTCATTGATGGCCTTCGGCCTGAACTCAAGACTATCATCCTTGTTGCTCGTCCCCAAAGTTTGGATGCTGCCATTTCTATGGCTTTGGTGCAAGAAGAGGTGGGCAATACTCCGTCATCTCGCACGCCATCCAAAGGTGATTGGTCGTCGCCAAGCAAGTTTACGCCCAAGACGGCATGGCCTTTGCCTCCTCCGCCTCAACGCAATGACAAGCTGGCCGTGGCGATTACGGCAACTGAGACGCCGGCTGCTCCATCCTTCGACGCCAAGCTATCGGCTGTCAAGGCATATTGCCGCGCAATGGGCCTCTGCTATAAATGCGGCGAGAAGTGGAGCAAAGACCACAAGTGCAGTCCCCAAGTTCAGCTTCACATTGTACAAGAGCTATGGGACTTACTGCCTGACGACGATCAAGTTGCTACACCCTCTGAGCCAGCAACCGAAGAACCCCAAGTTTTCCTGGCCATCTCTCAAAGCGTAGTGACAGGGTCTAAGGCCCTCGTACAGTACGGTTCTCTGGTTCCATTCAGGGTCTCTCTCTGAAGATGTTATTGGATTCTGGGAGTTCTTGTTATCAGTGACTCGATGGCTGCCAAGCTCCAGCATATATCTGTGTAGTCCAATCCTTGCCGAGTACGAATTGCTGGTGGCGGGATGTTACCTATTTCTGCAACTCTGCTGAATGTGCCGTGGTCCACTGGTCAGTATACATTCACTTCTGACCTCAGAGTCTTACCTCTCACTGCATTTGATATGATCATCGGCATGGACTGGTTGGAGTCTTTCAGCCCTATGCAAGTACACTGGAAGGACAAGTGGTTGTCCATACCATACGTGGGTCATTCTGTTGTCCTGCAAGGTGAATTGGCCGATGCCCATGAGGCTCTGTTTCTGCAAGTTTATGCGCTGGATCAGTCCCTTTCACCGCCTGAGCCTGCACCGTTACCCGCAGAAGTGCAAGCACTCTTGGAACAGTTCAGTGATGTGTTCCAGCAGCCGGATTCCCTACCTCCATCCAGAGCTTGTAATCACGCTATTCCACTTCTGCCTGGTGCCCAACCATTTTACATCAGACCGTATCGTTACCCTTCCGCTCTGAAGGACGAGATCGAGCGTCAGGTTCAGGACATGTTGACTCAAGGCCTCATTCAACCAAGCACAAGTTTGTTCTCCTCTCCAGTACTTTTGGTGAAGAAAAACGACCAATCCTTCCGATTCTGTGTGGATTTTCGTAAATTGAACTCCATGACGGCTAAGTCTAAGTACCCTGTGCCGGTTATTGACCAATTACTGGACGAGTTCCATCAGGCAAGCTGGTTTACTAAGCTGGaccttgtaacacctcggtgttaagcatgcattaccatttcatcccatgagcataatcatcatcacctcatgcataagcatcattcgtgcatttcatttcgaaagaaatgaagtattatttcatgtggtgcttgaattgat
This sequence is a window from Miscanthus floridulus cultivar M001 chromosome 10, ASM1932011v1, whole genome shotgun sequence. Protein-coding genes within it:
- the LOC136486778 gene encoding uncharacterized protein, with amino-acid sequence MHFPSVSTSMPCPPPPLSYRPPPPPPVTIPPRPPFHPPPYQSPTTTMPNSAHQHNGRLPKLPFNKFNGENPRLWRSNCEKYFTMNNVYPAVWVSVSSMYLEGDAAYWYESIDNTPAIATWQAFCQALHSRFGRDQHAVFIRQLFQIKQATTVTDYVERFTKLVNQLKAYSSTTDPLFYTMRFIDGLRPELKTIILVARPQSLDAAISMALVQEEVGNTPSSRTPSKGDWSSPSKFTPKTAWPLPPPPQRNDKLAVAITATETPAAPSFDAKLSAVKAYCRAMGLCYKCGEKWSKDHKCSPQVQLHIVQELWDLLPDDDQVATPSEPATEEPQVFLAISQSVVTGSKALVQYGSLVPFRVSL